The Sulfitobacter sp. SK011 genome has a window encoding:
- a CDS encoding ABC transporter substrate-binding protein encodes MKIEWKKAAVGRRNFLKGATALGAASLLPMGFASRAMAQADGVLRVRSYGDLSTMDPAHSVGVVDENIHASVYNKLIQYTPGTEWGWQMDAAAMIEQADPTHIKFALRDDIGFTNGHGAMTAEDVKYSFERIIADATESPNKPDMGPLSHVEVTGEREGTIVLNDPFAPIWTIALPYITGNIVSKAATEAAGGRIGTDPVAESGPYLRDSWSAKEKTVLKRNPDWKGDAPAWDTIEILPIDDENTAEIAFDAGELDLTRVSLGSVERYRAGVPNGGSLIENPSLYYVWLGMNLDHPKLQNIKLRQAIQHAIDVPSILQAAYFGAVAPSTGIIAPGLIGHRPTEMVAPEADFAKAAELLAESGETNVTLALDVLNKTEFTTTAQIIQATLSQIGITVEINLLESGAFWASGDNPDLQLVLNRFSMAPDPSYATAWFTTEQAGIWNWERFRNPEFDALHAAASAESDVAKRDEMYRRAQDMMEESGAYRFITHEATPVVHTSRITPALRPDGLPLLRYFGKA; translated from the coding sequence ATGAAAATCGAATGGAAGAAGGCCGCTGTTGGCCGCAGGAATTTCCTGAAAGGGGCGACGGCGCTGGGTGCCGCATCATTGCTGCCGATGGGATTTGCATCGCGAGCGATGGCGCAGGCCGATGGCGTGCTGCGGGTGCGGTCCTATGGCGACCTGAGCACAATGGACCCCGCGCACAGCGTTGGGGTGGTGGATGAAAACATCCATGCCTCTGTCTACAACAAGCTGATCCAGTATACGCCGGGCACTGAATGGGGCTGGCAGATGGATGCGGCGGCGATGATCGAACAGGCCGATCCGACCCACATCAAATTCGCCCTTCGTGATGATATCGGGTTTACCAACGGACACGGCGCGATGACGGCAGAGGACGTCAAATATTCGTTCGAGCGGATCATTGCGGACGCCACTGAATCCCCCAACAAACCGGACATGGGCCCGCTAAGCCATGTTGAGGTTACAGGCGAACGCGAAGGCACAATCGTGCTGAACGATCCCTTTGCACCAATCTGGACCATCGCGCTGCCGTACATCACCGGCAACATCGTGTCCAAGGCCGCGACAGAGGCTGCGGGCGGGCGCATCGGTACCGACCCGGTAGCGGAATCCGGCCCTTACCTGCGCGACAGCTGGAGCGCCAAGGAAAAGACCGTGCTGAAGCGCAACCCAGACTGGAAGGGCGACGCACCGGCGTGGGATACCATCGAAATTCTGCCGATTGACGATGAAAACACCGCCGAGATCGCCTTTGATGCGGGCGAGTTGGACCTGACCCGCGTCTCGCTGGGTTCGGTCGAACGGTACCGTGCAGGCGTGCCGAATGGCGGATCACTGATCGAGAATCCGTCGCTCTATTACGTCTGGTTGGGGATGAACCTTGATCATCCCAAATTGCAGAACATCAAGCTGCGGCAGGCGATTCAGCACGCCATCGACGTGCCGTCGATCCTGCAAGCGGCCTATTTCGGTGCAGTGGCCCCGTCGACCGGCATCATCGCCCCTGGCCTGATCGGGCATCGCCCGACCGAAATGGTCGCCCCCGAGGCGGATTTTGCCAAGGCGGCGGAATTGCTGGCGGAATCTGGTGAAACCAATGTGACGCTTGCGCTTGACGTGCTGAACAAGACCGAATTCACCACCACCGCACAGATCATTCAGGCCACGCTGTCGCAGATTGGCATCACGGTTGAGATTAACCTGCTGGAATCCGGTGCCTTCTGGGCCAGCGGTGACAACCCTGATCTGCAACTGGTGCTCAACCGCTTTTCGATGGCCCCTGATCCGTCCTATGCGACAGCATGGTTCACCACTGAACAGGCGGGCATCTGGAACTGGGAACGTTTCCGCAACCCGGAATTCGATGCGCTGCACGCCGCTGCAAGCGCTGAATCTGATGTGGCCAAGCGCGACGAGATGTATCGCCGTGCGCAGGACATGATGGAAGAAAGTGGTGCGTACCGCTTTATCACCCACGAGGCGACGCCGGTGGTGCATACCTCGCGCATCACGCCAGCACTGCGCCCTGATGGGCTGCCTTTGCTGCGCTATTTCGGCAAAGCATAA
- a CDS encoding LysR family transcriptional regulator, giving the protein MALKIEMFRCLSAVARSGNLKDGAEFLSKTPSAVSMTLKQLEEHLGQNLFEKDRKNKLTPVGAFVLEQAERELQHFDMTVRAIHDYAYARKGHVRLAVVPSVAGTVMPRYYAENRDALASIHLEVRDMDSASVLQELYWGRVDIGIATFRDSSMGLASTLLMSDRFGVVAAPDHPIAAQTGPVDWSDLRPDQLIANSLSANIANPQCRDLHAKANLSAHNMTSILAMVRANIGVTILPEMAVWPFQPDTLVFRHLNDPTAKRQIHLLRKSETAQSPAEEMVANGIAATVRSISFDQGRSN; this is encoded by the coding sequence GTGGCGCTGAAGATTGAAATGTTTCGCTGCCTGTCAGCCGTCGCCAGAAGCGGAAATCTGAAAGACGGGGCCGAATTCCTGTCCAAGACCCCTTCTGCCGTTTCCATGACCCTCAAGCAACTTGAGGAACATCTTGGCCAAAATCTGTTCGAAAAGGACCGCAAGAACAAACTGACTCCGGTTGGGGCCTTTGTGCTGGAACAGGCCGAACGCGAGTTGCAGCATTTTGACATGACGGTCAGGGCCATTCACGATTACGCCTATGCCCGCAAAGGCCATGTGCGGCTAGCTGTGGTGCCTTCGGTCGCGGGAACAGTCATGCCGCGCTATTATGCGGAAAACCGGGACGCTCTGGCATCCATTCATCTGGAAGTGCGGGACATGGATTCAGCCTCGGTTCTGCAGGAATTGTACTGGGGCCGGGTGGACATCGGTATTGCGACCTTCCGGGATTCGAGTATGGGGCTGGCAAGCACGCTGCTTATGTCTGATCGTTTTGGTGTCGTTGCCGCGCCTGATCATCCCATTGCGGCGCAAACCGGGCCTGTGGACTGGTCGGATTTGCGCCCGGATCAATTGATTGCCAACAGTCTGTCCGCCAATATCGCCAACCCGCAATGCCGGGACCTGCATGCAAAGGCCAACCTGTCGGCGCATAATATGACCTCAATTCTGGCGATGGTCCGGGCCAATATCGGGGTGACGATCCTGCCGGAAATGGCGGTTTGGCCGTTCCAACCCGACACCCTGGTTTTCCGCCACCTCAACGATCCGACAGCAAAGCGTCAAATTCATCTGTTGCGTAAGTCAGAAACAGCCCAGTCCCCCGCAGAAGAGATGGTCGCCAACGGGATCGCCGCAACAGTCCGCAGCATTTCGTTTGATCAGGGACGGTCAAACTGA
- a CDS encoding aldehyde dehydrogenase family protein — protein MSTLHKNLIAGAWAAGEGEIENVNPSDLSDIVGLFAQADAAQLDATLDQARVAQVEWAAYGMERKQAVLMAIGNEMMARAEELGTLLSREEGKPLAEGKGEVYRAGQFFTYYAAECLRQLGENADSVRPGVEVDVRREPVGVVAIISPWNFPTATASWKIAPALCYGNAVVWKPANVTPASAVALAEIIDRQDIPKGLFSLVMGAGRTIGQRLVESSKINAISFTGSVPVGRGIATAAVQNFTKIQAEMGSKNALAVMDDADLDLAVTLALGGAFGGSGQKCTASSRLVVHAGIHDAFVEKLVAGAKAMKVGHAMEAGVQMGPIVSAEQLAENLKYVELGQSEGAELACGGVRLDMPHQGYYMSPGVFLNTTNDMRINREEMFAPLTSVIKVGSYDEALATVNDTNFGLTSGIVTQSLARATHFRRNARTGVVTVNLPTAGTDYHVPFGGRGDSSYGPREQGKAAAEFYTTVKTAYIAAGTPL, from the coding sequence ATGAGCACACTTCACAAAAACCTGATAGCCGGCGCATGGGCAGCGGGCGAAGGCGAGATTGAAAATGTGAACCCGTCGGACCTGAGCGATATCGTCGGCCTGTTCGCGCAGGCAGATGCCGCGCAGTTGGATGCAACACTGGACCAAGCGCGCGTGGCACAGGTGGAATGGGCGGCCTACGGGATGGAGCGCAAGCAAGCGGTCCTGATGGCGATCGGCAACGAGATGATGGCACGTGCGGAAGAACTGGGCACATTGCTCAGCCGTGAAGAGGGCAAACCTCTGGCCGAAGGCAAGGGTGAAGTGTACCGCGCCGGTCAGTTCTTTACCTACTACGCCGCCGAATGCCTGCGCCAGCTGGGCGAAAACGCCGATTCCGTGCGCCCCGGCGTCGAAGTTGACGTGCGCCGCGAGCCGGTCGGTGTGGTCGCCATCATCAGCCCGTGGAATTTCCCGACTGCCACAGCATCGTGGAAAATCGCTCCGGCGCTGTGCTATGGCAACGCCGTTGTGTGGAAGCCCGCGAACGTGACCCCCGCATCTGCGGTGGCACTGGCAGAAATCATCGACCGTCAGGATATTCCCAAGGGTCTGTTCTCTCTGGTGATGGGGGCAGGGCGCACCATTGGCCAGCGTCTGGTCGAAAGTTCGAAGATCAACGCGATTTCCTTTACTGGCTCTGTGCCGGTAGGCCGCGGCATCGCCACGGCAGCAGTGCAGAACTTTACCAAAATTCAGGCCGAGATGGGATCAAAGAACGCCTTGGCCGTGATGGACGATGCGGACCTTGATCTGGCGGTGACACTGGCGCTTGGCGGAGCCTTTGGCGGCTCAGGTCAGAAATGCACAGCGTCGTCGCGTCTCGTGGTGCATGCCGGCATCCACGATGCCTTTGTCGAAAAACTGGTGGCCGGAGCGAAAGCCATGAAAGTCGGTCATGCGATGGAAGCGGGCGTGCAGATGGGCCCGATTGTCAGCGCAGAGCAACTGGCCGAGAACCTCAAATACGTTGAACTGGGTCAGTCCGAAGGGGCCGAACTGGCCTGCGGTGGCGTCCGGCTGGATATGCCGCATCAGGGCTATTACATGAGCCCCGGCGTGTTCCTGAACACCACCAACGATATGCGCATCAACCGCGAGGAAATGTTTGCCCCTCTGACAAGTGTCATCAAGGTCGGCAGCTATGACGAGGCTTTGGCCACCGTCAATGACACCAATTTTGGCCTGACCTCCGGCATCGTCACGCAGAGCCTTGCCCGCGCCACGCACTTCCGCCGCAATGCGCGTACCGGTGTGGTTACCGTGAACCTGCCGACCGCAGGCACCGATTATCACGTGCCCTTTGGCGGGCGTGGGGACAGTTCCTACGGGCCGCGCGAACAGGGCAAGGCGGCGGCGGAATTCTACACCACCGTCAAGACCGCCTATATCGCTGCCGGGACACCACTCTGA
- a CDS encoding helix-turn-helix transcriptional regulator, translated as MNENFAKNLRHICAERVSTAQICREIGINPQQFNRYLSGAGMPSAHNLRRIALYFDVMEHLLLSDNATFVAARGHLNRNRPSVHKDPFANAFPGDLARLRHYAGAYHIHFLTPSWPDHIMIGATFIDEENGQMNTRTIERGRGPSQERLQRTRYDGRCSFHGSRIFVVEFESEQEGSITETVLYPAHRQQRTYLRGMTLGLAWRPRRMPYSSRAIWKKIESRVSLRSALEKCGIYPVNHASIDPTIRNFLLEKTGMAGEE; from the coding sequence ATGAATGAAAATTTCGCAAAAAATCTGAGGCACATATGTGCAGAGCGGGTTTCGACCGCGCAAATCTGCCGGGAAATCGGGATCAACCCGCAGCAGTTCAACCGTTATCTCAGCGGGGCGGGCATGCCATCAGCGCATAATCTGCGGCGGATCGCGCTCTATTTTGATGTCATGGAACATCTGCTTCTTTCCGACAACGCGACATTTGTTGCTGCACGGGGGCATCTGAACCGGAACCGCCCATCGGTGCACAAGGACCCCTTTGCAAATGCCTTCCCCGGCGATTTGGCACGGCTCAGGCACTATGCCGGTGCCTATCATATCCACTTTCTGACACCGTCCTGGCCTGATCATATCATGATTGGTGCAACCTTCATCGACGAAGAGAACGGCCAGATGAACACGCGGACGATTGAACGCGGACGGGGACCGTCACAGGAACGTCTGCAACGCACACGTTATGATGGTCGCTGCAGCTTCCATGGCAGCCGCATCTTTGTGGTCGAATTTGAAAGTGAACAGGAAGGGTCGATCACCGAGACGGTGCTTTATCCGGCACACCGCCAGCAAAGAACCTATTTGCGTGGTATGACCCTGGGCCTCGCATGGCGCCCGCGGCGCATGCCCTATTCCTCCCGGGCCATCTGGAAAAAGATTGAGAGCCGTGTATCTCTGCGCAGCGCACTGGAAAAATGCGGCATCTATCCGGTCAACCACGCGTCTATCGACCCGACCATCCGTAACTTCCTGCTCGAGAAAACGGGAATGGCTGGAGAGGAATAG
- a CDS encoding DUF3726 domain-containing protein, whose protein sequence is MTYSLNEIEALSKRAARGSGLSWGLAEEAAKGTRWLASFDLPGPQLLANLLELNDRRAEIDVSPVSLEGVWKAPAGRMSPLISGASLSDCAGRLLALGQIQLQSVSYPLLVVPFLGGAALRLKTPVSVAWDGVRLTTDGHQLCTEGEDGLSADHTPLMTVSAPAVMDGPKEPVIRAQVSSECWATLSRFAHRTFAPATDESRARGAGAGLTDND, encoded by the coding sequence ATGACCTATTCGCTGAACGAGATTGAGGCGCTGAGCAAGCGCGCGGCGCGTGGATCGGGGTTGTCTTGGGGATTGGCCGAGGAAGCGGCGAAAGGTACGCGGTGGCTTGCCTCCTTTGACCTGCCGGGGCCGCAATTGCTGGCCAACCTGCTGGAACTCAACGACCGCCGCGCCGAAATTGACGTTTCGCCAGTGTCACTTGAAGGCGTCTGGAAGGCACCGGCGGGCCGCATGAGCCCGCTGATCTCGGGCGCGTCGCTCAGTGATTGCGCCGGGCGTCTGCTGGCGTTGGGGCAAATCCAATTGCAAAGTGTCAGCTATCCCTTGCTGGTTGTGCCGTTCCTTGGCGGTGCGGCGCTGCGTCTGAAAACCCCGGTTTCGGTGGCCTGGGATGGCGTGCGGCTGACAACAGACGGCCATCAGCTTTGTACCGAAGGGGAGGACGGGCTGTCTGCGGATCACACGCCCCTGATGACCGTTTCGGCACCCGCTGTCATGGATGGCCCAAAAGAGCCAGTGATCAGGGCACAGGTATCGTCCGAATGCTGGGCGACACTCAGCCGATTTGCGCACCGGACATTTGCACCCGCAACTGACGAAAGCCGCGCGCGGGGCGCTGGTGCGGGCCTGACCGACAACGATTGA
- a CDS encoding CocE/NonD family hydrolase → MQRIAVTDNFWIDLPDGRRLAAHMWMPQGKGPFPCILEYLPYRKGDGTAARDATTHAVFAEAGYACLRVDIAGTGDSDGLFDDEYSEQELRDGEAVLAWIAAQDWSDGKVGMIGISWGGFNGLQLAHRQPQALKAVVSIASTTDRYADDIHFMGGCLLSDNAGWAGTMFAYQSRPPDPANRPDWRADWIERMEKLPFMAADWLAHPTRDGFWKHGSVCEDYSRIQVPVLAVTGWADAYVNAPAQLVENMKAPAKALLGPWEHRYAHLSKLGAADMHSEVTGWFDRWLKGEQNGAEDLPDYRAFMQEHFDPTATNKPRKGRWIAEASWPSPNVRMRRVYPGAGMLADQPTTGEMTVATALSVGKASGYFCPGMRIDNELAGDQQDDDAASVCFDLPLEAPLELMGRAELALSFTVDQPVAQIVARLCDVSPDGVSQRITYRPFNLTHHDSHETPQALIPGQRYTARFALNACAHHLRAGHRLRLALSSSYWPIVWPSPKPARITLDLADCALDLPVRSVASEIATAAPGAPRAFPTIEADTLRAPSSRAATTTDPGGQIIQESFDDFGATRLARNGLEAGSQVSTRYTIHPDDGASARFDAHWVFTYRRGDWEVEINTENTMTCDAENFYLHRNLRAVEGATKTEVLTKEWSQTIPRGLL, encoded by the coding sequence ATGCAGCGAATCGCAGTGACCGACAATTTCTGGATCGATCTGCCCGATGGGCGGCGTCTGGCGGCGCATATGTGGATGCCGCAGGGCAAAGGGCCGTTTCCCTGTATTCTTGAATACCTCCCCTATCGCAAGGGCGACGGCACGGCTGCGCGCGATGCAACGACCCATGCCGTCTTTGCCGAAGCCGGCTATGCCTGCCTACGCGTCGACATTGCCGGGACCGGCGATTCTGATGGGCTTTTTGACGACGAATATTCCGAGCAGGAGTTGCGCGATGGGGAAGCGGTGCTTGCCTGGATCGCGGCACAGGACTGGTCCGATGGCAAGGTCGGGATGATCGGCATTTCATGGGGCGGCTTCAACGGGCTGCAACTGGCCCATCGTCAGCCTCAAGCGCTGAAGGCTGTCGTCTCGATTGCCTCGACCACCGATCGCTATGCCGATGACATCCACTTCATGGGCGGCTGCCTGCTAAGCGATAATGCCGGCTGGGCGGGAACGATGTTTGCCTATCAGTCGCGCCCACCAGACCCGGCCAACCGACCTGACTGGCGTGCGGACTGGATCGAACGGATGGAGAAGCTGCCATTCATGGCTGCCGACTGGCTGGCCCATCCGACCCGCGACGGATTCTGGAAACATGGGTCTGTCTGCGAGGATTACAGCCGCATTCAGGTGCCTGTTCTGGCGGTCACCGGCTGGGCGGATGCCTATGTCAACGCGCCTGCGCAACTGGTCGAGAACATGAAAGCCCCCGCCAAGGCATTGCTTGGCCCGTGGGAGCATCGCTATGCCCATCTGTCCAAGCTGGGCGCTGCGGATATGCATTCAGAGGTGACCGGCTGGTTCGACCGCTGGCTGAAGGGCGAACAGAACGGGGCCGAAGACCTGCCCGATTACCGCGCCTTCATGCAAGAGCATTTCGACCCCACGGCCACCAATAAACCCCGCAAGGGCCGCTGGATCGCGGAAGCAAGCTGGCCATCGCCGAATGTCAGAATGCGGCGGGTGTATCCGGGCGCAGGCATGTTGGCCGATCAGCCGACCACGGGCGAGATGACTGTGGCGACCGCGCTCAGCGTCGGAAAGGCCAGCGGATACTTCTGCCCCGGGATGCGCATCGACAATGAATTGGCAGGCGACCAGCAGGACGACGATGCGGCATCGGTCTGTTTTGATCTGCCGCTGGAGGCACCGCTGGAACTGATGGGGCGGGCAGAGCTTGCGCTTTCCTTTACCGTGGACCAGCCCGTCGCACAGATTGTTGCGCGCCTGTGTGATGTGTCGCCCGATGGCGTGTCCCAGCGGATCACCTACAGGCCCTTCAATCTAACCCATCATGACAGCCACGAAACCCCGCAGGCCCTGATCCCGGGGCAACGCTACACCGCCCGGTTTGCCCTGAACGCTTGCGCGCATCACCTGCGGGCAGGTCATCGGTTGCGGCTGGCACTGTCCAGCAGCTATTGGCCGATCGTCTGGCCATCACCGAAACCCGCCCGGATCACGCTTGATCTGGCGGATTGCGCGCTGGATCTGCCGGTGCGGTCCGTGGCATCCGAGATCGCAACAGCGGCCCCCGGCGCGCCCCGCGCCTTTCCGACAATTGAGGCCGATACTTTGCGCGCGCCCTCATCGCGGGCGGCAACAACCACGGACCCGGGCGGCCAGATCATTCAGGAAAGCTTTGACGATTTCGGCGCAACACGCCTTGCGAGAAATGGGCTGGAGGCGGGCAGTCAGGTCAGCACCCGGTACACCATTCATCCCGATGACGGGGCCAGCGCGCGGTTCGACGCGCACTGGGTTTTCACCTACAGGCGCGGCGACTGGGAAGTTGAGATCAACACCGAAAATACAATGACCTGCGATGCAGAAAATTTCTACCTGCACCGCAATCTGCGCGCTGTTGAAGGCGCAACCAAAACCGAAGTCCTGACAAAAGAATGGTCGCAGACCATCCCACGCGGGCTTCTTTGA
- a CDS encoding ABC transporter permease, translating into MFTFAIKRFALAALILVVAVTVMFLMIRAVPGDPVTIMLGPRATPELKERLIAEMALDQSLPKQLLIFFSGLLRGDMGVDVFSGRSVTTIVFEQLPHTLKLIFSAIAWSAALGIALGCYAAAHPNTWIDRAAAAISVSFIAAPAFVVALLSLLVFAVQLQWFPAIGVGDGFWDEVHHLILPSLAIGLSWVGYIARLVRASMLEVLGENHIRTARAFGLSERRIIGIYALRIAILPVVTVIGVGMGFLLSSAVFTEIVFARPGLGKLVIDSITTRNYPIVMGAVLVSTALFVLSTALADLINAILDPRARTAN; encoded by the coding sequence ATGTTCACATTCGCAATAAAACGATTTGCCCTTGCGGCGCTCATACTGGTGGTCGCGGTCACGGTCATGTTTTTGATGATCCGGGCGGTCCCCGGTGATCCGGTGACGATCATGCTGGGGCCGCGTGCCACGCCGGAACTCAAAGAACGGTTGATCGCCGAAATGGCGCTTGATCAGTCGCTGCCAAAGCAATTGTTGATCTTTTTCAGCGGCTTGCTACGCGGCGATATGGGGGTTGATGTTTTTTCAGGCCGATCGGTCACGACCATCGTCTTTGAACAACTTCCCCATACGCTCAAGCTAATTTTCTCTGCGATTGCATGGTCTGCCGCACTTGGGATCGCCTTAGGTTGTTATGCTGCGGCGCATCCCAATACCTGGATCGACAGGGCCGCCGCCGCCATTTCCGTCAGCTTTATCGCAGCCCCGGCCTTTGTTGTGGCCCTGCTGTCGCTGCTGGTCTTTGCGGTACAGTTACAGTGGTTTCCGGCGATTGGCGTAGGTGACGGGTTCTGGGACGAGGTGCATCACCTTATCCTGCCTTCGCTGGCCATCGGGCTAAGCTGGGTGGGCTATATTGCGCGGCTGGTGCGCGCGTCGATGCTTGAGGTGCTGGGCGAAAATCACATCCGCACCGCCCGTGCCTTTGGCCTCAGCGAACGGCGGATCATCGGCATCTATGCCCTGCGCATCGCCATTTTGCCGGTGGTGACGGTGATCGGTGTCGGCATGGGCTTTCTGCTGAGCTCCGCCGTGTTCACCGAGATCGTCTTTGCCCGCCCGGGGCTGGGCAAGCTGGTGATCGACAGCATCACGACCCGCAATTATCCGATTGTGATGGGCGCTGTGCTGGTGTCGACGGCGCTGTTTGTGCTGTCCACAGCGCTTGCCGATCTGATCAATGCCATTCTAGATCCGCGCGCGCGGACCGCAAACTGA
- a CDS encoding BCCT family transporter, whose protein sequence is MSDTPITGTPVGTGFNKPLFAISGGFIAAFCLLALFNLDALSAAVDWGFNFAATYFGLYWQILLLATFLIGLVLCVLPGGRAIMGGLAVPEFTVFQWGSMIMCTLLAGGGVFWAAGEPIAHFLSSPPLYGAEGATEAAVNPAMAQSFMHWGFLAWAILGSLSTVMLMHYHYEKGLPLAPRTLLYPVFGDRAINGPIGLIADAASIIAVVAGTVGPIGFLGLQVSYGMSALFGFSDGFAMQATVIVGLTIIYTISAMTGLSRGIQLLSKINVILAAALLLFILIAGPTGFIFGSFFSGFATYLGNFFQMALFRGDAAVFGAPGWLGWWTVFFWGWFMGYGPLMAMFIARISRGRSIRSIIIMLSIVAPIVTNFWFTIIGGTGISMELAEPGTISAAFEGFNLPAALLAITTNLPLGFVVSVLFLILTTIFVATTGDSMSYVIASTMSDGDMPPAAIRVFWGVTMGIMAIILISVGSGGVSKLQSFIVVTAVPVSLILLPSLWDALRITIAKGKQL, encoded by the coding sequence ATGTCAGACACGCCCATCACCGGAACCCCAGTCGGGACCGGTTTCAACAAACCGCTTTTTGCAATCTCGGGGGGCTTTATCGCGGCCTTCTGTCTTTTGGCGCTTTTCAACCTCGACGCCCTATCGGCGGCTGTCGACTGGGGCTTCAACTTTGCAGCGACTTATTTTGGCCTTTACTGGCAGATCCTGTTGCTGGCCACATTCCTGATTGGTCTGGTGCTGTGCGTTCTGCCCGGTGGTCGCGCCATCATGGGCGGTTTGGCCGTGCCGGAATTCACCGTGTTCCAGTGGGGCTCGATGATCATGTGTACGCTGCTTGCGGGCGGCGGCGTGTTCTGGGCCGCAGGTGAGCCGATTGCGCATTTCCTGTCCTCACCACCGCTTTATGGGGCAGAGGGGGCCACAGAGGCCGCTGTCAATCCCGCCATGGCGCAAAGTTTCATGCACTGGGGCTTTCTCGCCTGGGCCATTCTGGGCTCGCTCAGCACCGTGATGCTGATGCATTACCACTATGAAAAAGGCCTTCCGCTGGCCCCGCGCACGCTGCTCTATCCGGTCTTTGGCGACCGCGCGATCAACGGCCCGATTGGCCTGATTGCGGATGCGGCTTCCATCATCGCGGTGGTCGCCGGAACCGTGGGGCCGATCGGCTTTCTTGGCTTGCAGGTCAGCTATGGCATGTCCGCGCTCTTCGGCTTCAGCGACGGTTTTGCAATGCAGGCAACTGTGATCGTCGGGCTGACCATCATCTACACAATCTCTGCGATGACCGGTCTTTCGCGCGGTATTCAGCTGTTGTCCAAGATCAACGTTATCCTTGCCGCAGCGCTGTTGCTGTTCATCCTGATTGCAGGGCCCACCGGGTTCATCTTTGGATCGTTCTTTTCGGGCTTTGCCACCTATCTGGGCAACTTTTTCCAGATGGCGTTGTTCCGGGGTGATGCGGCTGTGTTCGGTGCGCCGGGCTGGCTGGGCTGGTGGACCGTGTTCTTCTGGGGCTGGTTCATGGGTTATGGCCCGCTGATGGCGATGTTCATCGCGCGCATTTCGCGGGGCCGGTCCATCCGGTCGATCATCATCATGCTGTCCATCGTCGCACCCATCGTCACCAACTTCTGGTTCACCATCATCGGCGGCACGGGCATTTCGATGGAACTGGCAGAGCCGGGCACCATCTCGGCGGCCTTCGAAGGGTTCAACCTGCCTGCGGCCTTGCTGGCCATTACCACCAACCTGCCGCTTGGCTTTGTCGTCTCGGTGCTGTTTCTGATCCTGACCACGATCTTTGTGGCAACCACGGGCGACTCGATGAGTTATGTCATCGCCTCTACAATGAGCGATGGTGACATGCCGCCTGCTGCGATCCGGGTGTTCTGGGGTGTGACCATGGGGATCATGGCGATCATCCTGATCTCTGTCGGATCGGGCGGTGTGTCCAAGCTGCAAAGCTTTATCGTGGTGACAGCGGTGCCGGTGTCACTGATCCTGCTGCCCTCGCTTTGGGACGCGCTGCGCATCACGATTGCCAAGGGCAAGCAGCTCTGA
- a CDS encoding membrane dipeptidase, translating to MRIDNLQYANWSEKIFRQLREGKVDAIHVTIAYHETFRETVLNFEQWNRWFEQFPDLIMKGQWASDIDIARETGRTAVFFGFQNPSPMEDDIGLIEILHTLGARFMQLTYNNQSLLATGCYEAEDSGITRMGKQVIKEMNRVGLVIDMSHSADRSTIEAADLSQRPIAITHANPYDWSPALRNKKDDVIRAVTQNGGMLGFSVYPHHLKGKSACTLESFCEMIARTAEKFGAEHLGIGTDLCQDQPDSIVEWMRVGRWTKEIDYGEGSASAAGFPPMPDWFNDNRDFGNIENGLLATGMSKHEVAGIMGGNWYKFYAENFTPHQK from the coding sequence ATGCGCATCGACAACCTGCAATATGCCAACTGGTCGGAAAAGATTTTCCGCCAGTTGCGCGAGGGCAAGGTGGATGCGATTCACGTCACCATCGCCTATCATGAGACATTTCGCGAAACGGTGCTGAACTTTGAGCAGTGGAACCGCTGGTTCGAACAATTCCCCGATCTGATCATGAAGGGCCAATGGGCCAGCGACATCGACATCGCCCGCGAAACCGGGCGCACGGCGGTGTTTTTCGGCTTTCAGAACCCGTCACCGATGGAAGACGACATCGGGCTGATCGAGATTTTGCACACGCTGGGTGCGCGCTTCATGCAGCTGACCTACAACAACCAGTCGCTGCTGGCGACCGGGTGTTATGAGGCTGAAGACAGTGGCATCACCCGCATGGGCAAACAGGTCATCAAGGAAATGAACCGCGTCGGGCTGGTCATCGACATGAGCCATTCGGCAGATCGGTCCACCATCGAGGCGGCAGATCTGTCGCAGCGGCCCATCGCGATCACGCACGCCAATCCCTATGACTGGTCGCCCGCGCTACGCAACAAGAAGGACGATGTGATCCGCGCGGTGACGCAAAACGGCGGCATGCTGGGCTTTTCTGTCTATCCGCATCACCTGAAAGGCAAATCCGCCTGCACGCTGGAAAGCTTCTGCGAGATGATCGCGCGCACGGCTGAGAAATTCGGTGCCGAACACCTCGGTATCGGCACGGACCTCTGTCAGGATCAGCCCGACAGCATCGTCGAATGGATGCGCGTCGGGCGCTGGACCAAGGAAATCGACTATGGCGAAGGCTCCGCCTCGGCGGCGGGTTTCCCGCCAATGCCAGACTGGTTCAACGACAACCGCGATTTCGGGAATATCGAAAACGGCTTGTTGGCCACCGGCATGAGCAAGCATGAGGTCGCCGGGATCATGGGCGGCAACTGGTACAAATTCTACGCGGAAAACTTCACACCCCATCAGAAATAG